A genomic stretch from Aedes albopictus strain Foshan chromosome 2, AalbF5, whole genome shotgun sequence includes:
- the LOC109429432 gene encoding protein Gawky, which produces MQIFISSIENHTKNLDVLIAILNIKKVEDNIISTVTTTATVKSTITPTISSTITKTTQEYTNKSEYAFKKSLNSLLSSNKNGTHFKHETPVKANKTYQLLSSIQQGLPLLLQSIDESEQQSGIVSDIILIVSDNSTICNSVAKSSIDCKTSVVVVREQQQHSVWSPAKQNYALIEYWPQGGAPGGNATEMKSSKGNSTHFNHLIRSMMNDNDTVNMICDSIDYLITVNTNHSIVIDGYRSLICNDQNVVVKDKNDEAMADNANDANTSEQAKRTSKLVSTYIKFDDLLRMTEWEKNVNRAGIMPRMRLCGGGEDSINNGTNAWGAPGNSNPGSSWGTVNPQQVGAWGNNPQVGPGVSGANLKQQPPQQSVSGGAANAPGGLSVAENAEPNAWAGGNPVNPNSNNAQNPASSVNNASSNSANSIQAQQQQQPSQATSGETPAVQPNPKLERLNTMIEALHALDGWGSENVNQDSRWDVPASPEPGSKPDPNSATSGPHAGIPMWKTNTGTEIWEANLRNGGQMPQQAPVQKTPWGPSTNIGGTWGEDDDANEPGSVWNGAASMNPATAATQSGPSQQPPWNAGNMWGPGGVAPGAIKKDNEWGGAAGPAGGWDQRNVPPLGAPGANTGMDPTNVDLRNMRIAGAMDSNREIRGDPRGISGRLNGNVNLWEQHQLPGMAPNKIPQATTPSTPTAGPQWPTGQLPTHNKMPTGWDDTSTPGVRRNVDDGTALWGQGNLSRQNSNVSNWKDGPEGIQRNSQQRNSIVAGNLPGPASNRLGNAGPIKPDNLWGQNNSAGRGGGGWDESSGNNWDDKNSGSLWNDNASGAGWNKNKQMGSNWNEPGSDMNSDWGMHNNVMNKPPNKINPLEIIRSSKHYRILCEMGFKKEEVETVLRICNMNLEESIEMLQRNGSSADWRRQDDHGPGFGGQFGDRFSSGGNSALPFPQANQNPLGGFGGNPNINSFNNMKFGAGHGGPNGAVNGPFGQPPSALNQNAQSQPSTQQLRMLVQQIQMAVQHGYLNHQILNQPLAPQTLLLLNQMLNHIKQLQVMQSNLNRSGGGGANAVQISLGINKLKSQIGNLQSQITAQQSIYVKQQQQQNNPNAVPGGGHPANDLFRTPNDLSGLPGAFSDMSLKDNGNPFPSSTGSTSQQSRLNQWKLPATPAADKDSDLTDFPRAPGTSSKPSGLGVMDDGTWSNGRSNTGDGWPDSNAHDNKDWTGAADAFTDLVPEFEPGKPWKGTQTTRIEDDPTITPGSVARSPLSIAAAKESNLFANSNNNNNINNNATNSKSSPTESISSSTWSYNPNNTHGGFGGSKLSKNPWPDSIVPPSDLWDNPLGKGRVGPPGLKSAGAKLDSNGWSSHSASGGGAGWNSGAATWSSTWILLKNLTAQIDGPTLRTLCIQHGPLLAFHLYLNHGIALCKYSTREEANKAQMALNNCMLGSTTICAETPTEGDVQNILQHLGPPSGSNGLTGSQSGGQNWRLGAAAQSQSVRTPAADTWGSAWPSTGAGSNLWGPLEGPSDRTTPANLNSYLPESLLGTDLN; this is translated from the exons ATGCAAATCTTCATCTCTAGTATCGAAAATCATACAAAGAATTTAGACGTATTAATAGCGATCCTTAATATTAAGAAAGTGGAAGACAACATCATCAGTACTGTTACTACTACCGCTACAGTGAAATCTACTATTACTCCTACTATTTCTTCAACTATTACAAAAACTACTCAAGAATACACAAACAAGTCTGAATACGCTTTTAAGAAATCACTTAATAGTCTGCTAAGTTCAAACAAAAACGGGACACATTTCAAGCACGAGACGCCAGTGAAAGCGAACAAGACCTACCAGCTGCTCTCATCCATTCAACAGGGACTACCACTGTTACTACAATCGATCGATGAGTCTGAACAACAATCAGGGATTGTATCCGATATTATACTAATTGTTAGTGATAATTCAACTATTTGTAACAGTGTTGCAAAATCCAGCATCGATTGCAAAACATCCGTGGTGGTCGTACGAGAGCAGCAGCAGCATTCAGTTTGGTCTCCAGCGAAACAAAATTATGCACTGATTGAATATTGGCCACAAGGAGGAGCACCAGGTGGCAACGCTACTGAAATGAAATCCAGTAAAGGGAATTCGACACATTTCAATCATCTGATCAGAAGCATGATGAATGATAATGACACTGTGAATATGATATGTGATTCAATTGATTACCTGATAACAGTAAATACTAATCATAGCATAGTGATTGATGGATATAGAAGCTTGATCTGTAATGACCAAAATGTAGTTGTTAAGGATAAAAACGATGAAGCCATGGCAGATAATGCAAACGATGCTAATACTTCCGAACAAGCCAAACGAACCTCGAAACTAGTATCAACGTACATTAAGTTTGATGATTTACTGCGTATGACAGAGTGGGAAAAGAACGTGAACAGAGCAGGCATTATGCCACGGATGAGGCTTTGCGGTGGTGGAGAAGACTCTATCAACAACGGTACTAATGCATGGGGTGCACCAGGCAATAGTAATCCAGGCAGCTCGTGGGGTACTGTGAACCCACAACAAGTTGGTGCATGGGGTAACAATCCGCAGGTAGGACCAGGAGTTTCCGGTGCAAATTTGAAACAACAACCCCCTCAGCAATCTGTTTCTGGTGGAGCAGCAAATGCTCCTGGTGGACTTTCTGTTGCGGAAAACGCCGAACCAAATGCATGGGCAGGAGGCAATCCAGTGAATCCCAATAGTAATAACGCACAAAATCCAGCATCTAGTGTTAACAATGCATCCAGCAACAGTGCCAACTCAATTCAagcacagcagcaacaacagccatCTCAAGCAACATCAGGGGAAACACCAGCGGTACAACCGAATCCTAAATTGGAGCGCCTCAATACAATGATAGAGGCTCTTCATGCGTTGGATGGTTGGGGCTCGGAGAATGTGAATCAAGACTCTAGATGGGACGTTCCAGCATCTCCGGAACCAGGATCGAAGCCCGATCCAAATAGTGCTACAAGTGGACCCCACGCCGGAATCCCTATGTGGAAAACCAACACAGGCACAGAAATTTGGGAAGCAAATCTACGTAATGGAGGCCAAATGCCCCAACAGGCACCAGTGCAGAAGACACCGTGGGGTCCTTCTACCAACATTGGCGGAACATGGGGAGAAGATGATGATGCTAATGAACCTGGCAGTGTTTGGAATGGAGCTGCCAGCATGAATCCAGCTACGGCTGCTACCCAAAGTGGACCATCTCAACAGCCTCCCTGGAATGCTGGTAATATGTGGGGCCCCGGGGGAGTTGCTCCAGGTGCTATTAAGAAGGATAATGAATGGGGAGGAGCAGCTGGACCTGCTGGTGGATGGGACCAAAGAAATGTACCTCCATTGGGCGCTCCGGGAGCAAATACCGGAATGGATCCTACCAACGTTGATTTACGAAATATGCGTATTGCTGGTGCGATGGACAGTAACAGAGAGATTCGAGGTGATCCTCGAGGCATTTCCGGCCGATTAAATGGTAACGTGAACCTTTGGGAACAACACCAATTACCTGGTATGGCTCCGAATAAAATTCCCCAAGCTACAACACCGAGTACGCCCACTGCAGGCCCTCAGTGGCCGACCGGTCAACTCCCCACTCATAACAAAATGCCAACTGGTTGGGATGATACGTCTACCCCAGGAGTACGCAGAAACGTGGATGATGGAACTGCCCTTTGGGGACAAGGAAACCTCAGTCGACAGAACTCCAACGTTTCCAACTGGAAGGATGGTCCGGAAGGTATTCAACGCAACTCTCAGCAAAGAAATTCAATTGTTGCCGGAAACTTACCAGGTCCGGCTAGCAATCGGTTAGGAAACGCAGGTCCTATCAAACCAGATAATCTTTGGGGACAAAATAACAGCGCCGGCCGTGGTGGAGGCGGCTGGGATGAATCTTCCGGAAATAATTGGGATGACAAAAATTCAGGATCGCTTTGGAATGACAATGCATCCGGCGCTGGTTGGAATAAAAATAAACAGATGGGATCGAACTGGAACGAGCCCGGTTCCGATATGAATTCCGACTGGGGAATGCACAATAACGTAATGAACAAACCACCCAACAAAATTAATCCGCTGGAAATCATCAGAAGCAGCAAACACTACCGAATATTGTGTGAAATGGGCTTCAAAAAAGAAGAAGTTGAAACAGTTCTTCGCATTTGTAACATGAATCTTGAAGAATCCATTGAAATGCTTCAACGGAATGGTTCTTCTGCTGATTGGCGACGACAAGATGACCACGGACCTGGTTTTGGTGGTCAATTTGGAGACAGATTCTCATCCGGTGGAAATTCAGCATTGCCGTTTCCTCAG GCTAATCAGAACCCACTTGGCGGTTTTGGTGGAAATCCAAATATCAACTCATTCAACAATATGAAATTTGGTGCTGGCCATGGTGGCCCTAACGGAGCGGTAAATGGTCCGTTCGGCCAACCTCCCTCTGCGCTCAACCAGAATGCACAATCTCAACCCTCGACACAACAACTTCGTATGCTAGTCCAGCAGATTCAAATGGCCGTACAACATGGTTACTTAAACCATCAAATTCTTAACCAGCCACTTGCACCGCAAACATTACTATTgttaaaccaaatgttgaatcATATCAAG CAATTACAAGTTATGCAAAGCAATCTGAATCGAAGTGGCGGCGGCGGAGCCAACGCTGTACAAATTTCCCTTGGAATCAATAAGCTCAAATCGCAAATCGGTAATCTGCAAAGTCAGATAACCGCTCAGCAATCAATTTATGtgaaacaacagcagcaacagaaCAACCCGAACGCAGTTCCAGGCGGTGGCCATCCAGCAAATGACTTATTCCGTACGCCAAATGACCTTTCCGGCCTGCCGGGCGCCTTCTCTGACATGTCGTTAAAGGATAACGGCAATCCGTTCCCATCGTCGACAGGAAGCACTAGTCAGCAATCTCGATTGAACCAATGGAAGCTTCCAGCGACCCCGGCAGCTGACAAGGACTCAGATCTCACCGATTTCCCTCGAGCCCCTGGAACTAGTTCAAAGCCTTCTGGACTGGGCGTAATGGATGATGG CACTTGGTCCAATGGTCGATCAAATACCGGCGATGGTTGGCCAGATTCCAACGCACACGATAACAAAGATTGGACTGGAGCTGCGGATGCTTTTACTGATTTAGTGCCAGAATTTGAACCGGGTAAACCATGGAAG GGTACACAAACCACTCGTATCGAGGATGATCCTACCATAACACCAGGAAGCGTTGCGCGTTCTCCACTCTCCATAGCAGCTGCCAAAGAATCGAATTTATTTGCCAAtagcaataataacaataatattaACAATAACGCTACCAATAGCAAATCCTCGCCGACTGAATCTATTTCGTCCTCAACCTGGAGCTACAACCCGAACAACACCCATGGTGGTTTCGGGGGTTCTAAACTGTCGAAAAATCCTTGGCCAGATAGCATAGTTCCTCCCTCGGACTTATGGGACAATCCACTTGGCAAAGGTCGAGTGGGTCCACCCGGTTTGAAATCGGCTGGCGCTAAATTAGATTCTAATGGGTGGTCCTCCCACTCGGCAAGCGGTGGTGGAGCTGGTTGGAATAGTGGAGCTGCAACGTGGTCATCTACTTGGATTTTGCTCAAAAATCTGACGGCACAG ATCGACGGTCCAACACTACGAACGTTGTGCATACAGCACGGTCCATTGCTAGCCTTCCACCTGTATCTCAACCATGGTATTGCCCTGTGTAAATACTCTACACGTGAAGAAGCGAATAAGGCACAAATGGCGCTGAACAATTGCATGCTGGGCAGCACCACAATCTGCGCCGAAACGCCCACCGAAGGTGATGTGCAAAACATTTTGCAACACCTGGGCCCTCCCAGTGGTTCTAATGGACTCACCGGCAGCCAGTCCGGTGGCCAGAACTGGCGTCTCGGAGCAGCTGCCCAATCGCAGTCCGTGCGCACTCCAG cGGCTGATACGTGGGGTTCGGCATGGCCCAGCACTGGCGCTGGATCAAATCTGTGGGGTCCGCTGGAAGGACCATCTGATCGAACGACTCCCGCAAATTTGAACTCCTACCTACCCGAGAGCTTACTTGGCACCGATTTGAACTAA